A portion of the Canis lupus baileyi chromosome 6, mCanLup2.hap1, whole genome shotgun sequence genome contains these proteins:
- the DSC2 gene encoding desmocollin-2 isoform X3 — MAPARATRPASGALRPQLLLTLAILTFTCDACKKVILHVPSKLDAEKFVGRVNLKECFQSANLIHSSDPDFQILEDGSVYTTNAVLSSEERSFSILLSNTENQEEKKILVLLQHQTKKRHSKEKVLRRAKRRWAPIPCSMQENSLGPFPLFLQQIQSDTAQNYTIFYSIRGPGVDREPKNLFYVERDTGNLFCTRPVDREEYESFELIAFATTPDGYTPELPLPLVIRIEDENDNYPIFTEKTYVFTISENCRVGSTVGQVCATDKDEPDTMHTRLKYSIIEQLPAYPTLFSMHPTTGVITTSSSQLDRELIDKYQLKIKVQDMDGQYFGLQTTSICIINIDDVNDNLPTFTRTSYVTSVEENTVDVEILRVTVEDKDLMNTANWRANYTILKGNENENFKIVTDPKTNEGILCVVKPLNYEERKQVDLQIVVVNEAPYSKEGSLRSTMSTATVTVNVKNQDEGPECSPRVQTIQTKENVPVGTEIQGYKAYDPETRSSSGIRYKKLSDPKEWVRINENTGSITIFRNLDREAEMIRGGIYNITILASDKDGRSCTGTLGIILQDVNDNGPSIPKHTVVICKTVLSPSADIVAIDPDEPINGPPFDFRLENIPDSDIERTWRLTKINDTAARLFYEKDLPFGTYRISVRVADRHGRSLITPLKVLLCDCVTENDCTLRTDARTGGGDVRLGKWAILAILLGIALLFCILFTLVCGGTGAAKQPKVFPDDLAQQNLIVSNTEAPGDDKICSTDGFTTHTVGSSAQGVCGTMGSGVKNGGQESIEMVKGGHQTLESCRGTGHHHTLDSCRGGHVEVDTCRYTYSEWHNFTQPRLGEESIRGHTLIKN; from the exons ATGGCGCCAGCCCGCGCCACCCGCCCCGCCAGCGGAGCCCTCCGCCCGCAACTGCTGCTGACCCTCGCG ATCTTAACATTTACCTGTGATGCCTGCAAAAAAGTCATACTACATGTCCCCTCCAAACTAGATGCTGAGAAATTTGTCGGTAGAG TTAACCTGAAGGAGTGCTTTCAGTCTGCAAATCTGATTCATTCGAGTGATCCTGATTTCCAAATTTTAGAAGATGGTTCAGTCTATACAACAAATGCTGTTTTGTCTTCAGAGGAGAGAAGTTTTAGCATATTACTTTCCAACACTGAGaaccaagaagaaaagaaaatacttgttCTGTTACAGCATCAAACTAAG AAAAGACATTCTAAAGAAAAAGTTCTAAGACGTGCCAAGAGAAGATGGGCTCCTATTCCTTGTTCAATGCAGGAGAATTCTTTGGGTCCTTTCCCACTTTTTCTTCAGCAG ATTCAATCTGACACCGCACAAAACTACACTATATTCTATTCCATAAGAGGACCTGGGGTAGACCGAGAacctaagaatttattttatgtagagAGAGATACTGGAAATCTGTTTTGTACTCGTCCTGTAGATCGTGAGGAATATGAATCCTTTGAG CTAATTGCCTTTGCCACAACTCCAGACGGATACACTCCAGAACTTCCACTGCCACTGGTAATCAGAATTGAGGATGAAAATGACAACTACcccatttttacagaaaaaactTATGTTTTTACAATTTCTGAAAATTGCAGAGTTG GTTCTACGGTGGGACAGGTGTGTGCAACTGACAAAGATGAACCTGATACGATGCACACACGTCTCAAATACTCCATCATCGAGCAGTTGCCAGCGTATCCCACACTATTTTCCATGCATCCAACTACAGGCGTGATCACCACGTCCTCATCTCAGCTAGACAGAGAG CTAATTGATAAATACcagttgaaaataaaagtacaagATATGGATGGTCAATATTTCGGTTTGCAGACAACTTCAATTTGCATCATTAATATTGATGATGTAAATGACAACTTGCCAACATTTACCCGTACTTCT tatgTGACATCAGTGGAAGAAAATACTGTTGATGTCGAAATCCTCCGTGTTACTGTTGAGGATAAGGATTTAATGAATACTGCGAATTGGAGAGCTAATTATACCATTTTAAAGGgtaatgaaaatgagaattttaaaatagtaacagACCCGAAAACCAATGAAGGAATTCTGTGTGTGGTTAAG cccctgaattatgaagaaagaaaacaggtggaCCTACAGATTGTTGTAGTTAATGAAGCTCCATACTCGAAAGAGGGTAGCTTACGATCTACCATGAGCACAGCAACAGTTACTGTTAATGTAAAAAATCAAGATGAGGGCCCTGAGTGTAGCCCTCGAGTACAAACCATTCAAACTAAAGAAAATGTGCCAGTGGGGACAGAGATTCAAGGATACAAAGCGTATGACCCCGAAACAAGAAGTAGCAGTGGCATAAG GTACAAGAAATTAAGTGATCCAAAAGAGTGGGtcagaataaatgaaaacacaggatCCATTACAATTTTCAGAAACCTGGATCGAGAGGCAGAGATGATCAGAGGtggtatatataatattacaattCTTGCATCAGACAAAG ATGGGAGATCATGTACTGGGACACTGGGAATCATACTTCAAGATGTGAACGATAATGGCCCATCAATACCAAAACACACAGTGGTAATCTGCAAAACCGTCTTGTCACCATCTGCGGACATTGTTGCTATAGACCCTGATGAGCCTATCAATGGCCCACCCTTTGACTTCAGATTGGAGAATATTCCTGATTCAGACATAGAAAGAACATGGAGATTAACAAAAATTAACG atacGGCAGCTCGTCTTTTCTATGAGAAGGACCTTCCATTTGGAACATATCGAATATCTGTCAGAGTTGCCGATAGACATGGCCGGTCACTCATCACTCCGTTAAAAGTACTTTTATGTGACTGTGTTACTGAAAATGACTGCACGCTTCGCACAGATGCGAGGACTGGTGGCGGAGATGTGAGACTTGGAAAGTGGGCCATCCTTGCAATATTGTTGGGCATAGCGTTGCTCTTTT GTATCCTATTTACCTTAGTCTGTGGGGGTACTGGGGCAGCTAAACAGCCCAAAGTATTTCCTGATGATTTAGCCCAGCAGAACCTCATTGTGTCAAATACAGAAGCTCCAGGAGATGACAAAATA tGTTCCACGGATGGCTTCACAACCCATACTGTGGGCAGTTCGGCTCAGGGAGTGTGTGGCACCATGGGATCAGGAGTGAAAAATGGAGGGCAGGAGAGCATTGAAATGGTGAAAGGTGGACAtcagaccctggaatcatgccggGGGACTGGGCATCATCACACCCTGGATTCCTGTAGGGGAGGACATGTGGAGGTGGACACCTGCAGATACACCTACTCCGAATGGCATAATTTC
- the DSC2 gene encoding desmocollin-2 isoform X4, with protein MAPARATRPASGALRPQLLLTLAILTFTCDACKKVILHVPSKLDAEKFVGRVNLKECFQSANLIHSSDPDFQILEDGSVYTTNAVLSSEERSFSILLSNTENQEEKKILVLLQHQTKVLKKRHSKEKVLRRAKRRWAPIPCSMQENSLGPFPLFLQQIQSDTAQNYTIFYSIRGPGVDREPKNLFYVERDTGNLFCTRPVDREEYESFELIAFATTPDGYTPELPLPLVIRIEDENDNYPIFTEKTYVFTISENCRVGSTVGQVCATDKDEPDTMHTRLKYSIIEQLPAYPTLFSMHPTTGVITTSSSQLDRELIDKYQLKIKVQDMDGQYFGLQTTSICIINIDDVNDNLPTFTRTSYVTSVEENTVDVEILRVTVEDKDLMNTANWRANYTILKGNENENFKIVTDPKTNEGILCVVKPLNYEERKQVDLQIVVVNEAPYSKEGSLRSTMSTATVTVNVKNQDEGPECSPRVQTIQTKENVPVGTEIQGYKAYDPETRSSSGIRYKKLSDPKEWVRINENTGSITIFRNLDREAEMIRGGIYNITILASDKDGRSCTGTLGIILQDVNDNGPSIPKHTVVICKTVLSPSADIVAIDPDEPINGPPFDFRLENIPDSDIERTWRLTKINDTAARLFYEKDLPFGTYRISVRVADRHGRSLITPLKVLLCDCVTENDCTLRTDARTGGGDVRLGKWAILAILLGIALLFCILFTLVCGGTGAAKQPKVFPDDLAQQNLIVSNTEAPGDDKICSTDGFTTHTVGSSAQGVCGTMGSGVKNGGQESIEMVKGGHQTLESCRGTGHHHTLDSCRGGHVEVDTCRYTYSEWHNFTQPRLGEKVQLCNQDDKHKHAQDYVLTYNYEGKGSVAGSIGCCSERQEEDGLEFLDHLEPKFRTLAEACIKR; from the exons ATGGCGCCAGCCCGCGCCACCCGCCCCGCCAGCGGAGCCCTCCGCCCGCAACTGCTGCTGACCCTCGCG ATCTTAACATTTACCTGTGATGCCTGCAAAAAAGTCATACTACATGTCCCCTCCAAACTAGATGCTGAGAAATTTGTCGGTAGAG TTAACCTGAAGGAGTGCTTTCAGTCTGCAAATCTGATTCATTCGAGTGATCCTGATTTCCAAATTTTAGAAGATGGTTCAGTCTATACAACAAATGCTGTTTTGTCTTCAGAGGAGAGAAGTTTTAGCATATTACTTTCCAACACTGAGaaccaagaagaaaagaaaatacttgttCTGTTACAGCATCAAACTAAG GTACTAAAGAAAAGACATTCTAAAGAAAAAGTTCTAAGACGTGCCAAGAGAAGATGGGCTCCTATTCCTTGTTCAATGCAGGAGAATTCTTTGGGTCCTTTCCCACTTTTTCTTCAGCAG ATTCAATCTGACACCGCACAAAACTACACTATATTCTATTCCATAAGAGGACCTGGGGTAGACCGAGAacctaagaatttattttatgtagagAGAGATACTGGAAATCTGTTTTGTACTCGTCCTGTAGATCGTGAGGAATATGAATCCTTTGAG CTAATTGCCTTTGCCACAACTCCAGACGGATACACTCCAGAACTTCCACTGCCACTGGTAATCAGAATTGAGGATGAAAATGACAACTACcccatttttacagaaaaaactTATGTTTTTACAATTTCTGAAAATTGCAGAGTTG GTTCTACGGTGGGACAGGTGTGTGCAACTGACAAAGATGAACCTGATACGATGCACACACGTCTCAAATACTCCATCATCGAGCAGTTGCCAGCGTATCCCACACTATTTTCCATGCATCCAACTACAGGCGTGATCACCACGTCCTCATCTCAGCTAGACAGAGAG CTAATTGATAAATACcagttgaaaataaaagtacaagATATGGATGGTCAATATTTCGGTTTGCAGACAACTTCAATTTGCATCATTAATATTGATGATGTAAATGACAACTTGCCAACATTTACCCGTACTTCT tatgTGACATCAGTGGAAGAAAATACTGTTGATGTCGAAATCCTCCGTGTTACTGTTGAGGATAAGGATTTAATGAATACTGCGAATTGGAGAGCTAATTATACCATTTTAAAGGgtaatgaaaatgagaattttaaaatagtaacagACCCGAAAACCAATGAAGGAATTCTGTGTGTGGTTAAG cccctgaattatgaagaaagaaaacaggtggaCCTACAGATTGTTGTAGTTAATGAAGCTCCATACTCGAAAGAGGGTAGCTTACGATCTACCATGAGCACAGCAACAGTTACTGTTAATGTAAAAAATCAAGATGAGGGCCCTGAGTGTAGCCCTCGAGTACAAACCATTCAAACTAAAGAAAATGTGCCAGTGGGGACAGAGATTCAAGGATACAAAGCGTATGACCCCGAAACAAGAAGTAGCAGTGGCATAAG GTACAAGAAATTAAGTGATCCAAAAGAGTGGGtcagaataaatgaaaacacaggatCCATTACAATTTTCAGAAACCTGGATCGAGAGGCAGAGATGATCAGAGGtggtatatataatattacaattCTTGCATCAGACAAAG ATGGGAGATCATGTACTGGGACACTGGGAATCATACTTCAAGATGTGAACGATAATGGCCCATCAATACCAAAACACACAGTGGTAATCTGCAAAACCGTCTTGTCACCATCTGCGGACATTGTTGCTATAGACCCTGATGAGCCTATCAATGGCCCACCCTTTGACTTCAGATTGGAGAATATTCCTGATTCAGACATAGAAAGAACATGGAGATTAACAAAAATTAACG atacGGCAGCTCGTCTTTTCTATGAGAAGGACCTTCCATTTGGAACATATCGAATATCTGTCAGAGTTGCCGATAGACATGGCCGGTCACTCATCACTCCGTTAAAAGTACTTTTATGTGACTGTGTTACTGAAAATGACTGCACGCTTCGCACAGATGCGAGGACTGGTGGCGGAGATGTGAGACTTGGAAAGTGGGCCATCCTTGCAATATTGTTGGGCATAGCGTTGCTCTTTT GTATCCTATTTACCTTAGTCTGTGGGGGTACTGGGGCAGCTAAACAGCCCAAAGTATTTCCTGATGATTTAGCCCAGCAGAACCTCATTGTGTCAAATACAGAAGCTCCAGGAGATGACAAAATA tGTTCCACGGATGGCTTCACAACCCATACTGTGGGCAGTTCGGCTCAGGGAGTGTGTGGCACCATGGGATCAGGAGTGAAAAATGGAGGGCAGGAGAGCATTGAAATGGTGAAAGGTGGACAtcagaccctggaatcatgccggGGGACTGGGCATCATCACACCCTGGATTCCTGTAGGGGAGGACATGTGGAGGTGGACACCTGCAGATACACCTACTCCGAATGGCATAATTTC
- the DSC2 gene encoding desmocollin-2 isoform X1, protein MAPARATRPASGALRPQLLLTLAILTFTCDACKKVILHVPSKLDAEKFVGRVNLKECFQSANLIHSSDPDFQILEDGSVYTTNAVLSSEERSFSILLSNTENQEEKKILVLLQHQTKKRHSKEKVLRRAKRRWAPIPCSMQENSLGPFPLFLQQIQSDTAQNYTIFYSIRGPGVDREPKNLFYVERDTGNLFCTRPVDREEYESFELIAFATTPDGYTPELPLPLVIRIEDENDNYPIFTEKTYVFTISENCRVGSTVGQVCATDKDEPDTMHTRLKYSIIEQLPAYPTLFSMHPTTGVITTSSSQLDRELIDKYQLKIKVQDMDGQYFGLQTTSICIINIDDVNDNLPTFTRTSYVTSVEENTVDVEILRVTVEDKDLMNTANWRANYTILKGNENENFKIVTDPKTNEGILCVVKPLNYEERKQVDLQIVVVNEAPYSKEGSLRSTMSTATVTVNVKNQDEGPECSPRVQTIQTKENVPVGTEIQGYKAYDPETRSSSGIRYKKLSDPKEWVRINENTGSITIFRNLDREAEMIRGGIYNITILASDKDGRSCTGTLGIILQDVNDNGPSIPKHTVVICKTVLSPSADIVAIDPDEPINGPPFDFRLENIPDSDIERTWRLTKINDTAARLFYEKDLPFGTYRISVRVADRHGRSLITPLKVLLCDCVTENDCTLRTDARTGGGDVRLGKWAILAILLGIALLFCILFTLVCGGTGAAKQPKVFPDDLAQQNLIVSNTEAPGDDKICSTDGFTTHTVGSSAQGVCGTMGSGVKNGGQESIEMVKGGHQTLESCRGTGHHHTLDSCRGGHVEVDTCRYTYSEWHNFTQPRLGEKVQLCNQDDKHKHAQDYVLTYNYEGKGSVAGSIGCCSERQEEDGLEFLDHLEPKFRTLAEACIKR, encoded by the exons ATGGCGCCAGCCCGCGCCACCCGCCCCGCCAGCGGAGCCCTCCGCCCGCAACTGCTGCTGACCCTCGCG ATCTTAACATTTACCTGTGATGCCTGCAAAAAAGTCATACTACATGTCCCCTCCAAACTAGATGCTGAGAAATTTGTCGGTAGAG TTAACCTGAAGGAGTGCTTTCAGTCTGCAAATCTGATTCATTCGAGTGATCCTGATTTCCAAATTTTAGAAGATGGTTCAGTCTATACAACAAATGCTGTTTTGTCTTCAGAGGAGAGAAGTTTTAGCATATTACTTTCCAACACTGAGaaccaagaagaaaagaaaatacttgttCTGTTACAGCATCAAACTAAG AAAAGACATTCTAAAGAAAAAGTTCTAAGACGTGCCAAGAGAAGATGGGCTCCTATTCCTTGTTCAATGCAGGAGAATTCTTTGGGTCCTTTCCCACTTTTTCTTCAGCAG ATTCAATCTGACACCGCACAAAACTACACTATATTCTATTCCATAAGAGGACCTGGGGTAGACCGAGAacctaagaatttattttatgtagagAGAGATACTGGAAATCTGTTTTGTACTCGTCCTGTAGATCGTGAGGAATATGAATCCTTTGAG CTAATTGCCTTTGCCACAACTCCAGACGGATACACTCCAGAACTTCCACTGCCACTGGTAATCAGAATTGAGGATGAAAATGACAACTACcccatttttacagaaaaaactTATGTTTTTACAATTTCTGAAAATTGCAGAGTTG GTTCTACGGTGGGACAGGTGTGTGCAACTGACAAAGATGAACCTGATACGATGCACACACGTCTCAAATACTCCATCATCGAGCAGTTGCCAGCGTATCCCACACTATTTTCCATGCATCCAACTACAGGCGTGATCACCACGTCCTCATCTCAGCTAGACAGAGAG CTAATTGATAAATACcagttgaaaataaaagtacaagATATGGATGGTCAATATTTCGGTTTGCAGACAACTTCAATTTGCATCATTAATATTGATGATGTAAATGACAACTTGCCAACATTTACCCGTACTTCT tatgTGACATCAGTGGAAGAAAATACTGTTGATGTCGAAATCCTCCGTGTTACTGTTGAGGATAAGGATTTAATGAATACTGCGAATTGGAGAGCTAATTATACCATTTTAAAGGgtaatgaaaatgagaattttaaaatagtaacagACCCGAAAACCAATGAAGGAATTCTGTGTGTGGTTAAG cccctgaattatgaagaaagaaaacaggtggaCCTACAGATTGTTGTAGTTAATGAAGCTCCATACTCGAAAGAGGGTAGCTTACGATCTACCATGAGCACAGCAACAGTTACTGTTAATGTAAAAAATCAAGATGAGGGCCCTGAGTGTAGCCCTCGAGTACAAACCATTCAAACTAAAGAAAATGTGCCAGTGGGGACAGAGATTCAAGGATACAAAGCGTATGACCCCGAAACAAGAAGTAGCAGTGGCATAAG GTACAAGAAATTAAGTGATCCAAAAGAGTGGGtcagaataaatgaaaacacaggatCCATTACAATTTTCAGAAACCTGGATCGAGAGGCAGAGATGATCAGAGGtggtatatataatattacaattCTTGCATCAGACAAAG ATGGGAGATCATGTACTGGGACACTGGGAATCATACTTCAAGATGTGAACGATAATGGCCCATCAATACCAAAACACACAGTGGTAATCTGCAAAACCGTCTTGTCACCATCTGCGGACATTGTTGCTATAGACCCTGATGAGCCTATCAATGGCCCACCCTTTGACTTCAGATTGGAGAATATTCCTGATTCAGACATAGAAAGAACATGGAGATTAACAAAAATTAACG atacGGCAGCTCGTCTTTTCTATGAGAAGGACCTTCCATTTGGAACATATCGAATATCTGTCAGAGTTGCCGATAGACATGGCCGGTCACTCATCACTCCGTTAAAAGTACTTTTATGTGACTGTGTTACTGAAAATGACTGCACGCTTCGCACAGATGCGAGGACTGGTGGCGGAGATGTGAGACTTGGAAAGTGGGCCATCCTTGCAATATTGTTGGGCATAGCGTTGCTCTTTT GTATCCTATTTACCTTAGTCTGTGGGGGTACTGGGGCAGCTAAACAGCCCAAAGTATTTCCTGATGATTTAGCCCAGCAGAACCTCATTGTGTCAAATACAGAAGCTCCAGGAGATGACAAAATA tGTTCCACGGATGGCTTCACAACCCATACTGTGGGCAGTTCGGCTCAGGGAGTGTGTGGCACCATGGGATCAGGAGTGAAAAATGGAGGGCAGGAGAGCATTGAAATGGTGAAAGGTGGACAtcagaccctggaatcatgccggGGGACTGGGCATCATCACACCCTGGATTCCTGTAGGGGAGGACATGTGGAGGTGGACACCTGCAGATACACCTACTCCGAATGGCATAATTTC
- the DSC2 gene encoding desmocollin-2 isoform X2: protein MAPARATRPASGALRPQLLLTLAILTFTCDACKKVILHVPSKLDAEKFVGRVNLKECFQSANLIHSSDPDFQILEDGSVYTTNAVLSSEERSFSILLSNTENQEEKKILVLLQHQTKVLKKRHSKEKVLRRAKRRWAPIPCSMQENSLGPFPLFLQQIQSDTAQNYTIFYSIRGPGVDREPKNLFYVERDTGNLFCTRPVDREEYESFELIAFATTPDGYTPELPLPLVIRIEDENDNYPIFTEKTYVFTISENCRVGSTVGQVCATDKDEPDTMHTRLKYSIIEQLPAYPTLFSMHPTTGVITTSSSQLDRELIDKYQLKIKVQDMDGQYFGLQTTSICIINIDDVNDNLPTFTRTSYVTSVEENTVDVEILRVTVEDKDLMNTANWRANYTILKGNENENFKIVTDPKTNEGILCVVKPLNYEERKQVDLQIVVVNEAPYSKEGSLRSTMSTATVTVNVKNQDEGPECSPRVQTIQTKENVPVGTEIQGYKAYDPETRSSSGIRYKKLSDPKEWVRINENTGSITIFRNLDREAEMIRGGIYNITILASDKDGRSCTGTLGIILQDVNDNGPSIPKHTVVICKTVLSPSADIVAIDPDEPINGPPFDFRLENIPDSDIERTWRLTKINDTAARLFYEKDLPFGTYRISVRVADRHGRSLITPLKVLLCDCVTENDCTLRTDARTGGGDVRLGKWAILAILLGIALLFCILFTLVCGGTGAAKQPKVFPDDLAQQNLIVSNTEAPGDDKICSTDGFTTHTVGSSAQGVCGTMGSGVKNGGQESIEMVKGGHQTLESCRGTGHHHTLDSCRGGHVEVDTCRYTYSEWHNFTQPRLGEESIRGHTLIKN from the exons ATGGCGCCAGCCCGCGCCACCCGCCCCGCCAGCGGAGCCCTCCGCCCGCAACTGCTGCTGACCCTCGCG ATCTTAACATTTACCTGTGATGCCTGCAAAAAAGTCATACTACATGTCCCCTCCAAACTAGATGCTGAGAAATTTGTCGGTAGAG TTAACCTGAAGGAGTGCTTTCAGTCTGCAAATCTGATTCATTCGAGTGATCCTGATTTCCAAATTTTAGAAGATGGTTCAGTCTATACAACAAATGCTGTTTTGTCTTCAGAGGAGAGAAGTTTTAGCATATTACTTTCCAACACTGAGaaccaagaagaaaagaaaatacttgttCTGTTACAGCATCAAACTAAG GTACTAAAGAAAAGACATTCTAAAGAAAAAGTTCTAAGACGTGCCAAGAGAAGATGGGCTCCTATTCCTTGTTCAATGCAGGAGAATTCTTTGGGTCCTTTCCCACTTTTTCTTCAGCAG ATTCAATCTGACACCGCACAAAACTACACTATATTCTATTCCATAAGAGGACCTGGGGTAGACCGAGAacctaagaatttattttatgtagagAGAGATACTGGAAATCTGTTTTGTACTCGTCCTGTAGATCGTGAGGAATATGAATCCTTTGAG CTAATTGCCTTTGCCACAACTCCAGACGGATACACTCCAGAACTTCCACTGCCACTGGTAATCAGAATTGAGGATGAAAATGACAACTACcccatttttacagaaaaaactTATGTTTTTACAATTTCTGAAAATTGCAGAGTTG GTTCTACGGTGGGACAGGTGTGTGCAACTGACAAAGATGAACCTGATACGATGCACACACGTCTCAAATACTCCATCATCGAGCAGTTGCCAGCGTATCCCACACTATTTTCCATGCATCCAACTACAGGCGTGATCACCACGTCCTCATCTCAGCTAGACAGAGAG CTAATTGATAAATACcagttgaaaataaaagtacaagATATGGATGGTCAATATTTCGGTTTGCAGACAACTTCAATTTGCATCATTAATATTGATGATGTAAATGACAACTTGCCAACATTTACCCGTACTTCT tatgTGACATCAGTGGAAGAAAATACTGTTGATGTCGAAATCCTCCGTGTTACTGTTGAGGATAAGGATTTAATGAATACTGCGAATTGGAGAGCTAATTATACCATTTTAAAGGgtaatgaaaatgagaattttaaaatagtaacagACCCGAAAACCAATGAAGGAATTCTGTGTGTGGTTAAG cccctgaattatgaagaaagaaaacaggtggaCCTACAGATTGTTGTAGTTAATGAAGCTCCATACTCGAAAGAGGGTAGCTTACGATCTACCATGAGCACAGCAACAGTTACTGTTAATGTAAAAAATCAAGATGAGGGCCCTGAGTGTAGCCCTCGAGTACAAACCATTCAAACTAAAGAAAATGTGCCAGTGGGGACAGAGATTCAAGGATACAAAGCGTATGACCCCGAAACAAGAAGTAGCAGTGGCATAAG GTACAAGAAATTAAGTGATCCAAAAGAGTGGGtcagaataaatgaaaacacaggatCCATTACAATTTTCAGAAACCTGGATCGAGAGGCAGAGATGATCAGAGGtggtatatataatattacaattCTTGCATCAGACAAAG ATGGGAGATCATGTACTGGGACACTGGGAATCATACTTCAAGATGTGAACGATAATGGCCCATCAATACCAAAACACACAGTGGTAATCTGCAAAACCGTCTTGTCACCATCTGCGGACATTGTTGCTATAGACCCTGATGAGCCTATCAATGGCCCACCCTTTGACTTCAGATTGGAGAATATTCCTGATTCAGACATAGAAAGAACATGGAGATTAACAAAAATTAACG atacGGCAGCTCGTCTTTTCTATGAGAAGGACCTTCCATTTGGAACATATCGAATATCTGTCAGAGTTGCCGATAGACATGGCCGGTCACTCATCACTCCGTTAAAAGTACTTTTATGTGACTGTGTTACTGAAAATGACTGCACGCTTCGCACAGATGCGAGGACTGGTGGCGGAGATGTGAGACTTGGAAAGTGGGCCATCCTTGCAATATTGTTGGGCATAGCGTTGCTCTTTT GTATCCTATTTACCTTAGTCTGTGGGGGTACTGGGGCAGCTAAACAGCCCAAAGTATTTCCTGATGATTTAGCCCAGCAGAACCTCATTGTGTCAAATACAGAAGCTCCAGGAGATGACAAAATA tGTTCCACGGATGGCTTCACAACCCATACTGTGGGCAGTTCGGCTCAGGGAGTGTGTGGCACCATGGGATCAGGAGTGAAAAATGGAGGGCAGGAGAGCATTGAAATGGTGAAAGGTGGACAtcagaccctggaatcatgccggGGGACTGGGCATCATCACACCCTGGATTCCTGTAGGGGAGGACATGTGGAGGTGGACACCTGCAGATACACCTACTCCGAATGGCATAATTTC